One genomic window of Caenorhabditis elegans chromosome I includes the following:
- the rad-8 gene encoding Reticulon-4-interacting protein 1, mitochondrial (Confirmed by transcript evidence), with the protein MIEKMILRRFFSTKSSTMRAWVSENGSGVELKEVPLPVINKPGQVLLKVKAASVNPIDVDMSQGYGREFLGTWKKIESCDAAASRFPLIPGRDCTAVVESVGGDVHNLAPGDEVMAVVPVILPGTHAEFVVTDSKYCSKKPSNLSFVSAAALPYVASTAYSAFTIARVSQRNAKQQRVLIHGGAGGVGSMAIQLLKAWGCEKIVATCAKGSFDIVKQLGAIPVDYTSDQATQELIEHAPFEVILDTVDSQLAKWSDNVMGVWRNCVHVSIVSPLMREMDKNGVPLGLVTTAMKHFERSFQSHLRGRWFSYAFFRPSSDLMSQLSRFAEDGKIVPVVEQVMGFEELEKAYEKVSQLNGRGKTVIKYD; encoded by the exons atgatcgaaaaaatGATTCTACGAagatttttctcaacaaaatcaTCAACGATGCGTGCATGGGTCTCTGAAAACGGATCTGGAGTTGAGCTCAAAGAAGTGCCGCTTCCAGTCATAAACAAACCAGGACAAGTCCTTCTAAAAGTTAAA GCAGCGTCTGTTAATCCGATCGATGTTGACATGTCTCAAGGATACGGTAGAGAATTCCTAGGGACGTGGAAAAAAATAGAGTCCTGTGATGCAGCCGCGTCTAGATTCCCTCTAATTCCAGGAAGAGATTGTACAGCTGTTGTAGAATCTGTTGGTGGCGATGTGCACAATTTAGCTCCCGGTGATGAG GTTATGGCTGTTGTTCCTGTAATTCTTCCAGGCACACATGCCGAGTTTGTTGTCACTGATTCGAAGTATTGCTCTAAAAAGCCCAGCAATTTGAGCTTTGTATCAGCTGCCGCACTTCCTTACGTCGCATCGACAGCCTACTCAGCTTTTACAATAGCCAGGGTCTCACAACGAAATGCCAAACAACAAAGAGTTTTGATTCATGGAGGAGCCGGAGGAGTTGGAAGTATGGCAATCCAGCTATTGAAAGCATGGGGATGTGAAAAGATAGTGGCAACGTGTGCAAAGGGCAG tttcGATATTGTGAAGCAACTTGGTGCAATTCCAGTCGACTACACATCAGACCAGGCGACTCAGGAATTGATTGAGCATGCACCATTTGAAGTTATTCTTGATACTGTCGATTCCCAGCTAGCAAAGTGGAGTGATAAT GTTATGGGAGTATGGCGTAATTGTGTCCACGTATCAATTGTCTCCCCTTTGATGAGAGAAATGGATAAAAATGGAGTTCCGTTAGGTCTTGTAACGACTGCGATGAAGCATTTTGAAAGATCTTTCcaa agccaCTTACGAGGTCGTTGGTTTTCATACGCCTTCTTCAGACCAAGTTCGGATCTGATGAGTCAGTTATCTCGTTTCGCAGAAGACGGGAAAATTGTTCCGGTTGTAGAACAAGTGATGGGATTTGAGGAACTCGAAAAAGCATACGAAAAAGTTTCCCAACTAAATGGACGTGGAAAGACTGTAATTAAATATGACTAG
- the oxy-5 gene encoding uncharacterized protein (Confirmed by transcript evidence), whose translation MKRLFDFSIIKTLWAARLQSLFESIFGGKSVTKSIENQAQILKTPKVSNSNPSAPIKREMHSSSVLKAASFRKPMIKFVGARLPRPFFDAKSLPPLQISGNFPSAVTKTASSSTPTASSIGPVGKIPRGQGIEWNQLPQRFQRQGMSEEECEAVNTGFFYRG comes from the exons ATGAAACGTCTCTTCGACTTCTCAATCATCAA AACTCTCTGGGCCGCTCGTCTTCAGTCACTTTTCGAATCAATTTTCGGTGGAAAATCTGTGACGAAAAGCATTGAGAATCAAGCACAAATTCTTAAAACTCCAAAAGTCTCAAATTCGAATCCATCGGCACCGATTAAAAGAGAAATGCACTCGTCAAGTGTTTTAAAGGCA GCTTCATTCCGTAAACCGATGATCAAATTCGTCGGTGCTCGCCTCCCTCGTCCattttttgatgcaaaatcTCTTCCACCACttcaaatttctggaaatttcccATCAGCTGTAACCAAGACGGCTTCATCTTCAACTCCAACAGCTTCATCAATCGGCCCAGTTGGAAAGATTCCACGTGGACAAGGTATCGAATGGAATCAATTGCCACAAAGATTCCAAAGGCAAGGAATGTCTGAAGAAGAGTGTGAGGCTGTTAAT ACTGGCTTCTTCTACAGAGGATAA
- the ccpp-1 gene encoding Cytosolic carboxypeptidase 1 (Confirmed by transcript evidence), which translates to MPSDSDDVAAVKQPWSQLIVDISNFLSEHPQSKTSQALLPSCNGVWSDEEKLELIEAFGHKKQSHLTKSGVKAVLAAFEGDRTQPDVIFLCRLLHLIFSHFSSENDRKKEKYIVKCDVIATLTRITRKRIIMTLDVTDESSIDHNLDEVLWKLLHKIGLKDPRVSLKVRMGGLISPMCKLFIQKDTLPELFLPFFIKISRSPRNGQAIGRYEGFMTRLLVKIKALDASDQTSQVLLLDKHLQLLFFTMKNKRTRTQLLRENICKYLLEVLRRHLASSSNSRPTRLLSSLFGTFDKSLSAAHTEVVIGTIAILRLLSNFKKARDELKNLQVLDICSRELKEFWSDEWKTGPKSRIVDSLSALCLRCMSPLPYPLETRRFPIDFPLPTATPSTPGGHGRIRNSSSINISFDNGRSSDEDGMDEEDEAFVRDDDDEGKDDRGSDDDDGKDDDEINGALPKTTRLNPQQLAKYAPFFVENEQGTLQPTFSMIYQTNQESWRSICEKTRHVMPIHHHLPIEMFNTPTRIREKTAKTSNNMKKMIIEELDKPERSATSNQVIYDLDTAAFDGLPSPELPFVTGGGKLDTSKDLQFDSRFESGNLRMVIQVAPTHYELFLSPDVNQLRDHYQWFFFQVSNMRKSVKYTFEIVNCLKSTSLYSQGMQPVMYSMMESANGWRRVGENVCYFRNLYINENEEKKNVEEQKKKKYYYSIRFNVTFQNTGDICYIAYHYPYTYSFLNSSLSMLKKRKQENVYCREDVIGHSLAGNPIKMLTITTPASAAEIAAREVIVLSARVHPGETNASWIMQGILENLLCRQSNEMYRLRESFIFKIVPMINPDGVTNGSHRCSLAGIDLNRMWDRPNEALHPEVFATKAIIQYLCEVANKKPFAYVDIHGHSKKWDYFVYGNNASESWRADDVLDVGAAQLEEELHLALPKALEATCPSRFNASECRFNITRAKESSARVNVWRQFGVSTAYTLESTFCGFHKGQNSGYQINTSDLKEIGRDLLHSFLEMTKT; encoded by the exons ATGCCATCGGATTCTGATGACGTTGCAGCGGTGAAACAACCATG GAGTCAGTTGATAGTGGACATCTCCAATTTCTTATCAGAACATCCACAATCAAAAACATCACAAGCTCTTCTTCCTAG ctgtAATGGAGTATGGTCGGATGAAGAAAAACTAGAACTTATCGAAGCATTCGGCCACAAAAAACAATCACATTTGACAAAAAGTGGAGTGAAAGCTGTTTTAGCTGCATTCGAG ggAGACCGTACTCAACCTGATGTAATCTTCCTTTGTCGTCTTCTTCACcttattttcagtcatttttcatctgaaaatgaccgaaaaaaggagaaatatATAGTGAAATGTGATGTAATTGCAACTTTAACTCGAATCACACGAAAAAGGATTATTATGACACTTGATGTAACTGATGAATCTTCAATTGATCATAATTTAGATGAAGTTTTGTGGAAATTATTGCACAAAATAGGTCTGAAAG atccgCGTGTAAGCCTGAAAGTTCGAATGGGCGGCTTGATCTCTCCAATGTGcaaactttttattcaaaaagatACTTTGCCAGAATtgtttcttccatttttcataaagATCTCAAGATCTC CACGAAATGGACAGGCAATTGGTCGTTATGAAGGTTTTATGACTCGacttttagtgaaaattaaaGCATTGGATGCATCAGATCAAAcatctcaagttctacttcTTGACAAACATCTTCAATTATTGTTCTTCACTATGAAAAATA AACGTACTCGAACTCAACTTCTGCGTGAGAATATATGTAAATATCTACTTGAAGTTCTTCGTCGACACCTTGCTTCATCATCAAATTCTCGTCCAACTCGTCTTCTCTCATCTCTTTTCGGAACTTTTGATAAATCACTTTCAGCTGCACACACTGAGGTTGTCATAGGAACAATTGCTATTTTGAGGCTACTTAGCAATTTTA aaaaagcacgcgatgagctgaaaaatttgcaagtaCTGGACATTTGTTCAAGAGAACTCAAAGAATTTTGGAGTGATGAATGGAAAACTGGCCCCAAATCTAGGATTGTG GATTCTCTCTCTGCATTGTGTCTTCGTTGCATGTCCCCACTACCGTATCCTCTTGAAACTCGACGTTTCCCAATTGATTTTCCACTTCCAACAGCAACTCCATCAACTCCTGGAGGTCATGGACGTATTCGAAACTCATCATCAATCAATATATCATTTGATAATGGACGAAGTTCAGATGAAGATGGTAtggatgaagaagatgaagcaTTTGTtcgtgatgatgatgatgaaggaaAAGATGATAGAGGatcagatgatgatgatggaaaGGATGATGATGAGATTAATGGAGCACTTCCGAAGACTACAAGGCTTAATCCTCAGCAACTCGCGAAATATGcacctttttttgttgaaaatgaacaaGGAACACTGCAACcaacattttcaatgatttaTCAAACGAATCAGGAATCATGGAGAAGTATTTGTGAG aaaactcGTCACGTGATGCCaattcatcatcatcttccaaTTGAAATGTTCAACACACCCACCCGAATCCGTGAGAAAACTGCGAAAACTTCGAAtaatatgaagaaaatgatCATCGAAGAGTTGGACAAACCGGAGAGAAGTGCAACGTCGAATCAAGTGATCTATGATCTTGATACAGCGGCTTTCGATGGTCTACCATCACCTGAATTACCATTTGTGACTGGAGGAGGAAAATTGGATACTTCAAAAGATTTACAATTTGATAGTAGATTTGAAAGtggaaatttgagaatggttattcaa gttgCTCCAACTCACTACGAACTCTTCCTTTCTCCAGATGTTAATCAACTTCGTGATCATTATCAGTGGTTCTTTTTCCAA GTCTCAAATATgcgaaaatcagtgaaatatacatttgaaattgtcaattgtCTCAAATCAACATCATTGTATAGTCAAGGTATGCAACCAGTGATGTATTCGATGATGGAATCTGCAAATGGATGGAGACGAGTTGGTGAAAATGTTTGCTATTTTCGAAATCTTTATATTAATGAGAATGAGGAAAAGAAGAATGTAGAggagcagaagaagaagaa ATACTATTACTCAATTCGTTTCAATGTGACATTCCAAAATACGGGTGACATTTGCTACATTGCCTACCACTATCCGTATACTTACTCGTTTCTCaac TCTTCCCTGAGCATGCTGAAAAAGCGGAAACAAGAAAATGTATATTGTCGGGAAGACGTCATTGGGCATTCATTGGCTGGAAATCCAATTAAG atgctcaCAATCACGACACCAGCGTCTGCAGCTGAAATTGCGGCACGTGAAGTGATTGTACTGAGTGCACGTGTCCATCCTGGAGAGACGAATGCAAGTTGGATTATGCAag gaattttggaaaatcttctGTGTCGACAATCGAATGAAATGTATCGTCTACGTGAAtcgttcattttcaaaatcgttCCAATGATCAATCCGGACGGAGTAACAAACGGATCACATCGTTGTTCTTTAGCTGGAATTGATTTAAATCGAATGTGGGATCGACCGAATGAAGCACTGCATCCTGAAGTTTTCGCCACAAAAGCGATCATTCAGTACTTG tgcGAAGTAGCAAACAAAAAGCCATTTGCATACGTGGATATTCATGGTCACTCGAAGAAATGGGACTATTTCGTATATGGAAACAATGCATCTGAATCATGGAGAGCTGATGATGTTCTGGATGTTGGAGCTGCTCAATTGGAAGAAGAACTTCATTTGGCATTACCTAAAGCATTGGAAGCG acttgCCCAAGTCGTTTCAATGCATCAGAATGCCGTTTCAACATAACTCGTGCCAAAGAGTCATCTGCCCGTGTTAATGTTTGGCGTCAATTCGGAGTCTCCACGGCTTACACTTTAGAATCAACATTTTGTGGTTTTCATAAAGGACAGAACAGTGGATATCAGATTAATACTAGTGATTTGAAGGAAATTGGCAGAGATTTGCTTCactcatttttggaaatgacCAAGACTTAG
- the che-14 gene encoding SSD domain-containing protein (Confirmed by transcript evidence) translates to MIERVGRLYSRSLYRHPTLFLILPVLITTVIPFGLIWFFPIKLSQNAEIGFDTKDTDLSGPRLAWSRIQPSLMFSNRIAFSNPRPIDTDVQQPSAHPVSTKRNKRSWADNLLSAINQVACYDSPIPLMDHLSQFILEVPNYDAIFNLKFLDKLCQMQSNISKPLSRFDAFTPYRNIWSVANMFACISPNLRVNCTELDESDIKIVRKTIDNCWKYRTQIFECRDEKCQGQCATCRELPENCSSQIMYDLFYRLLPKQRDDTPFLVNTFLPVFTLTGYITQNIPVNVIIYDDLETSIIDYSKKNKFHLKGLLMDVKRDRLLAAALRDSMLALLAAGLVMIVVAVHSQSLLYAFVVILLLALSVVGALGVYSLFTDEFPLLNLVTFVLLIAIGSDDAFLLKSNFPKHLNEDTFHTFLSHTSFTMFLTCFSTIVPFFINITSNVIVFRCFGLFAGVTVIFNYFMVVSFLPAFLLIQYRHFDCFTGFKFPYRSVLSHLLYVLLPHVLVQGRYVLISLLSIVAIGGAAITYQGLHLPEYNPLQLFTSDNLHEWYDNNAERNFEFVSAKIALPLTSRLVWGVEPIYSLSTFRANATSPLRSDPIFSLKTAGDVRKLARFLGTARQLPFVNHQPKFWPERFLDWSDKYPCARGFLCCNMTNPLFSDSYLDFCLRNSTSFLATSYNDTPIFDNKTFAFVGYTAMLPTSLKYNHRFKQLSKSFEMLEMTKPDNGWWAPEWWLMSTWFDLLSSIVQDCLSSVVGSLVFVAIFAFIQLKFQAFAAVVTIACVIFTSSAIVTLLGWVLGVLEAVILVLVVGLSFDYTLHYGAALPEHGCAEHRIREATSKGVGPVTLAAFTSFLAGASMLPALTHAFYQVGVFLVVISITSWTFSTFFYLPMLSLTLPNQSGICPYCEKTNLMHLSPRS, encoded by the exons ATGATCGAACGTGTCGGTCGTCTCTACAGTCGATCACTCTATCGTCATCCAAcactttttctaattttacctGTATTGATAACTACCGTAATTCCGTTTGGTTTGATATGGTTCTTCCCGATTAAATTGTCACAAAATGCTGAgatt GGTTTCGATACAAAAGACACCGATCTATCGGGTCCCCGACTGGCATGGTCTCGTATTCAACCAAGTTTAATGTTCAGCAATCGaattgcattttcaaatcCACGCCCAATTGATACAGATGTTCAACAGCCATCTGCTCACCCAGTCAGtacaaaaagaaataaaagaaGTTGGGCTGATAATTTATTGTCAGCTATTAATCAAGTTGCTTGTTATGATTCTCCAATACCattga tggatcATCTTTCTCAATTCATTCTTGAAGTACCAAATTACGATgcaatatttaatttgaaatttctggataAATTGTGTCAAATGCAATCAAATATCTCAAAACCATTATCTCGGTTTGATGCTTTCACTCCGTATCGAAATATTTGGAGTGTTGCCAATATGTTTGCATGTATTTCACCAAACTTGAGAGTCAATTGCACAGAACTTGATGAG tcgGATATAAAAATTGTGCGTAAAACAATTGATAACTGCTGGAAGTATCGTACTCAAATATTTGAATGCCGAGATGAAAAGTGTCAAGGACAGTGTGCCACGTGTAGAG agttACCAGAAAATTGTTCATCTCAAATAATGTATGATCTTTTCTATAGACTTCTTCCAAAACAAAGAGATGATACTCCATTTCTTGTGAATACATTTCTTCCGGTTTTTACATTAACTGGATATATCACTCAAAATATTCCAGTTAATGTTATTATTTACGATGATCTTGAAACATCGATTATTGattattcaaagaaaaataaatttcatttgaaag gTCTATTAATGGATGTGAAAAGAGATCGCCTATTGGCAGCAGCTCTTCGTGATTCAATGCTTGCTCTTTTGGCTGCTGGATTAGTTATGATT gtTGTCGCAGTTCATTCTCAATCACTTCTTTACGCCTTTGTCGTTATTTTACTTTTGGCACTTTCGGTTGTAG gtGCACTTGGAGTATATAGTTTGTTTACTGATGAATTTCCTCTACTCAATCTTGTAACTTTTGTGCTCTTAATTGCAATTGGTTCCGATGATGCTTTTCTGctgaaatcgaattttccaaaacatttaaatGAAGATACTTTTCATACG tttctctcTCACACTTCATTCACAATGTTCCTGACATGTTTTTCAACGATTGTGCCATTCTTCATCAATATCACATCAAATGTCATTGTTTTTCG atgTTTCGGACTGTTTGCTGGTGTTacagtaattttcaattatttcatgGTAGTTTCATTTTTGCCGGCATTTTTGTTAATCCAATACAG ACATTTCGACTGTTTCACtggtttcaaatttccatatCGATCAGTTTTATCTCATTTGCTGTATGTTTTGTTGCCACATGTACTTGTTCAG GGTCGATACGTCCTAATATCCCTTTTATCAATAGTGGCTATTGGTGGTGCAGCTATCACTTATCAGGGTCTTCATTTGCCTGAATATAATCCGCTTCAACTTTTTACTTCTGATAATTTACACGAATG GTACGATAACAATGCTGaaaggaattttgaatttgtgtcTGCCAAGATTGCTCTTCCACTAACTTCACGATTAGTTTGGGGAGTCGAACCGATTTATTCGCTTTCAACTTTTCGTGCGAATGCCACATCACCTCTGAG ATCCGATCCAATATTCTCATTGAAGACAGCGGGAGACGTTCGGAAATTGGCGAGATTTCTGGGAACTGCTAGGCAATTACCATTTGTGAATCATCAACCAAAGTTTTGGCCAGAACGATTTTTGGATTGGTCTGACAAGTATCCATGTGCAAGAGG ATTCCTCTGCTGCAATATGACCAATCCATTATTCTCTGATTCATACTTGGACTTTTGTCTTCGAAACTCCACATCTTTCCTTGCCACGTCATACAACGACAcaccaatttttgataataaaacattCGCATTTGTTGGATATACAGCAATGCTTCCAACTAGTTTGAAGTACAATCATCGATTCAAACAATTGTCAAAATCGTTCGAAATGCTTGAAATGACAAAGCCTGATAATGGATGGTGGGCTCCTGAATGGTGGCTTATGAGCACATG GTTCGATCTTCTCAGTTCAATAGTACAAGATTGTTTGAGTTCTGTTGTTGGATCACTTGTTTTTGTTGCAATATTTGCATTTattcaactgaaatttcaa GCATTCGCAGCTGTTGTGACAATAGCTTGTGTAATATTTACATCATCAGCTATTGTAACCCTTCTTGGTTGGGTACTTGGAGTACTTGAAGCTGTTATTCTTGTACTTGTTGTCGGATTATCATTCGATTATACTCTACATTATGGAGCTGCACTTCCCGAACATGGATGTGCAGAGCATAGAATACGAGAAGCTACTTCGAAAGGTGTAGGACCTGTTACATTGGCTGCATTCACTTCATTTTTAGCTGGAGCTTCAATGTTACCAGCGTTGACTCATGCGTTCtatcag gttgGTGTGTTCCTTGTTGTAATATCCATAACTTCATGgacattttcaacatttttctatcTTCCAATGCTCTCTCTAACACTTCCTAACCAATCTGGAATATGCCCTTATTGTGAAAAAACCAATCTAATGCATTTATCACCTCGGAgttaa